Sequence from the Candidatus Paceibacterota bacterium genome:
ATTTCACCAGAGCTCCAAGCGGGAACATTTGTTTGTGTATTCAAAACAGTCCATGCCGAATTGTCGTTTGAACCCTCGAATGTCCAAGTTTTTGGCCCATAGGTGTAATAAGTGGTATACGAGTCTGCCTGGATTTTATATTGATTTACAGTTGTATAGGTTCCCAAATCAATTTTCAACCAACCTGAAGTACCATTAACACACCACGCCGTCGAAGAATCTGAATCAAAAGATTGCCACGCAGAACAGTTGACCTCTGTAGACGCACTTGCCACATACGGCGAAGGGGCGCTGTCGCTCGTCAAGAATGTCGGGATCTGAACATTTGCCGGCGTAGAACCAATAGCTAAGCGAGAGTTTATCGAGTCAAAATACATGATGCTGTTATTCTGACTGACTGCTCCATTAGCACCAATATACGGGACAGAGCCAGAAGTAAGCGCGGTAAGCGAGAGCGTACCGCCAACCGTTGAATTGTCGCTGACGATGAGCGCAGAAGTTGATGCTGTACCCGTGACTGCAAGGTTGGTGGTTGTCGCATTGGTACCCGTAGCATTGGCGAAAGTGAAGTTCTGCAATGTAGTTGATCCCAACGTAAAGATGTCGCCAAGATAATTTACGGAGAACTTGGTGGATGAGGCGACTTTGAGATCAAGTAACGTACCGGTAAATGTTGATAATGAATCAGCGCCAATGACGGTGCCTGAAGAAGATAGATGTTCGATAGAGAGACGAGCATATGGGGTTGAAGTGCCCATTCCGATCAGGCCGTTATAGAATGATGTGAAGATAGGGGCGGAACTTGTGGCGTTTTGTAATGAAAATATGGAGATACTTTGTGAACGAGAGGTCGTAGCGTTGAGCGAGAAGAAGCCGTTCACATTCAGACTGTTCCAAAGTCTGGTATTCCCCGCCACTTCGACATTGCCGGATGAGAAAATGTCGCCGGAGTAAATTGATGATGCGCCGGAGTCGGCCTCGGCAAGAGTACTGCTTGAGTAAGCGAAGCCGATCATGTCAAGAGTACCAGCCAGCATTGTGCGCGCCAATGATGAATATTCAACAGATGAAAGTGCGGTCGTACCGCCATCATTTGTTCCGGCGATGGCATAAACATAACCATTTACAACAAGAGATGTGTGATATTCCCTAGCACCGCTAAATGGCGTAGCGGTGAGCGTCGTCCACGCGCCGAGAGTGCCATTTGCATATATCTTGGCATATTCGATGGAGGAAAGGTTGCCGCCGCCGATACCGCCCATCGCGTACAAATATCCGTTTGCCACCACGGCGGATAACGCTCCTCTGGCTGTATTAAGAGGAGTTGCGGTGAGCGTCGTCCACGCGGCCAGCGTGCCGTCGCTGTTTATCTTCGCTGACTCTACCGACGATATGGACGTTCCACTTGTTATTCCACCAATTGTATAAATATATCCTCCAACAACAACTGACGCGTGAATATTTCTGGCTGCGTTAAGCGGTGTCGCCGTTAGGGTCGTCCATGTACCAAGCGTACCGTCACTATTTATCTTCGCATATTCGACGGTAGCGGTATCGCTTATGCCGGTACGACCGCCCATAACATATACATAACCGTTAGAAACTACGGAGGCGTGCGCGTATCTGGTGATATTTAATGATGCCGTCGTTTTCCACGCACCGAGCGTGCCGTCGCTGTTTATTTTTGCGTATTCGACAGTATTAACCTGTACTCCACCTGTACCATTACCACCGATGGCGTAGACATATCCGTTGGCGGCGATAGAACTGTGCTGATATCTTGTGATGGTAAGCGATGACGTTGTTGTCCACGCACCAAGTGTGCCATTACTGTTTATCTTGGCATATTCGACAGATGAAAGCCTGGTACCGTTGTATCCACCGATGGCGTAGACATATCCGTTGGCGGCGACTGATGTCTGTTGGTAACGAGTCGTGCCTAGAGATGATGACGTTGTCCACGCGCCAAGTGTGCCATCATTGCCGGAGTTGAGCGCAATTGTTTTCTGCGCAACCGATACCGGATACACAGGGGATGAAGTCCCGATGCCGACGTTGCCGCTATTCTGCTGGACAACGAATTGCGATGTGCCAACTGTTAAGCCGCCCGTTGAGAATGTGGAAGTGGCGGTGGTGGAAGTAATTGCGAGCACGCTCGTTGTACCGATTGATGCGGTAAAATTCTGGAGCGTGGTACTGCCCAGCGTAAAGATATCACCGAGATAATTCACCGAGAACTTGGTGGAGGATGCGACTTTGAGATCGAGCAATAGGCCGGAGAAGCCGGTGAGCGCATCTCCCGCGATAAGCGTGCCGGCAGAAATCCCGTCGACGGAGAGCTTGGCGTAGGGCGTTGAGGTACCGATACCGACGTTACCGGCAGTACCTTCTATCACCATGCTGGTTTGCGGTGTTGCAAACATGTCTCTCGGAGTAGTTAGGAACCGAATTGCTGTTGGTACGGTGTCACCATTGTCTTCGGCTTGTTTCGCGGCGACAATATCCAAGACTCGCGCATAACGACCCGCAGACGGATAATCTATTACATAGTTATATGAAAATGTGGCTCTGTCGTCCGCCAAATAACTCGGCAAACTCGTTCCTCCATATCCTCTGAATATTTTTATATCTTTACCATAAACGTCTAAACCTGCAGTGGGACTTTCGGTCCCTATTCCTACGTTGCCGCCGCGTGTTACAACAAAGTTAGTTGTTGTAGCAATATCGGTTGAGGATGATATCAAGAAGAGCGGTGCGATTAGGTCTAGATCGGAAGTGTTGCCACTCACAGAAAGTTTCGCGTAAGGCGAAGTGGTACCGATGCCGACGAGGCCAGTATCGGTGATGGTCATCCGCTCGGCACTGGCGGTTACGAATCGAAGGAAGTCGTCATCACCGGCGGTGATGTAGGTGGTCTGGGCGGCGTTGATGACACCGCCTAGGCCTTGCCAGACACTGTTGTCGCCGAAGCCTTCGAACTGGTGCGTCGTTGTGTTGTAACGGATCTGGCCGGCAAGCGCCATGCCCGGTCTCTGGGCTGTTGTGCCAATTGGGAGATGGACTGCGTCGGTGGCGTAGATGTCGAGACTCGTGGCCGGTGTTGAAGTGCCAATGCCGATGCGACCGCTTGATGACTGGACGATGAATTGGCCGGAACCGATATTAAGGCCGCCTGTCGCGAACGTCGATGTAGCTGTTGTCGATGTCGCAGTGAATGACGAGGCGACCACTTCGCCCATAACAGAGAGCGGTGCATATGGCGAGCTGGTGCCGATGCCAACATTGGAATTGCGGTAGATGTTGGAGCCGTTCACCGTCCAATTGGAGAATACTGCCGCAACACCATTCTGGAGTAATGAACCAGTGATGTTGATATCGCCCGCCACATCGAGCGCATGTTCGGGAGAAGTAGTGCCAATGCCGACAAGGCCGGTGAAGATGGCGCCAGTGCCGGTGGTGGTGCCCGTAAGTGTCCCGCCACCAAGCGGCAGATACCCGGAGATTGTGCCCCCGCCGGTGAAGGTGCCGGAGATGGTGGCATTGGTGATGGTAACGCCGTTCAATGAATCGATGCGATTAGAGAGACTGATGGCGCGATAGTTGCCGGCATCGACAGCGGCGCCATGCGAAGCGTTGGCGTAGATGAGGGCTGTGAGTTTGTTGTCGAGCTGGTTCAGCTTGGTAGCCAAGTCACTTGATGTAACACCGGAACTTGTTTGTTGGTAAATGATTGTTGGTTTGGTTGTTGTAACGGTTCTCGCGGGCGCACTGCCGATGACAGAAATCTTGCCCGCCAAACTATTGACTTGATCACGTAATGCTTGTATATCGCTGTTTACAGTTGTAGTTGACAGAGTATCAGATATCGTGGCAATGTCGGTGACTTTTTGACTGATAACAGGGGTGGTAACTGTGACTGTCGGAGAGGGCTTTTGGACCTGCGGAGAGAAGAAGGAGATGAGCGACGTTTGAACGCTATTGAATATGTCCCCTATCGTACTGCTGATGCTTGCCATATATTGGCTAGGTAGAGCCGTATATTCATTGACGAGGGAGGCGTGAGCTAGCGAAAAATTTGCAATAAAAAAGACGGTTAAAACCGCAAAGTAAACTACAAATTTTCGCACCGAATGCATACATTAATTATACTAAAATATGACCACGTTTAGTACGCATTTCCGAGACATGTTGTGGATAATTAATCCTTATTCTGTAAGGGTATTTATCCACAGGTTGACATTTTTATTCGGTTGGTACTTTTCTGGCCGAAAATAGGGTACAATCACCTCATGCAGGTCATCACACTTATCCCCATCGTCCGTGGTATCGGCAAAGACGAGCTTACCTACTTCTCTACCCTGCCTGTCAAGGTCGGCGACATTGCCACTGTCACCATCAACTCGCGCGAAGTGCGCGGGATAGTCACGGACGTACTCGACGCGAGAACGGCAAAGAATTCTGTGAAGCGCGGAGACTTCGCGCTAAAGAAGGTTCTGAAGATCGAGCCGGGATTTATTGCACCATCTGTCATTTCTGTAGCAAAAGAAACTTCTGATTATTTCGCTTGTTCAGTGAGTCAGGTTCTCGGCTCGATGTACCCCAAAAACGTACTAAACGAAGTTGAAAGTAAAAAGTTGCCGTGCCTGCCGGCAGGCAGGAAAGTTGAAAGGAATCACCCCTCTCCTTCGGGGAGGGGCCGGGGTGGGGTTGCAATCGAAGGAACCCGGCAAGATCGTTTTGTTTGGATTCAAAAAAACTTAATCAAGAGGAATATGAAAGTCTTATATATTTCACCATCGAATCATGAACTAGCAAAAGCTAAAAAAGTTTTCAATGATACTGAAATTATTTGCGTATCGCCGGAATATGGCTTTGTATGGCTACCTTATGTCGATACGATAATTTTAGATAACGAAAGTGGCGCTGGCTATCATGATAATTCACGGGCACAAATAGATTTTAAAAAAGTGTACGAATTTCATGCGCTGGAAAATAAACAGCAAATAATTTTCGCTGATAACGTGCTTGATCTCAAATATTTCGCAAATCCAAAAAGTGGCCAACATCGGGTGTTGACCACTTTTCCAAAAGTTATGGTGGTAAAAAAGGAAAAAACTGCTCTGCATAATTCTTGGCTCGTGAGTAAAGAAGCAGTGGGATTGACGGAAAAAATACTTGCAAAAAATTCTAGAATGTTCTTCTTCGCTCCACGTAAAAGTATCGCGAGTATCACCGTATGTGGTGATTGCGGCGAAACCGTGCAGTGTGAGACTTGCAAACGGCCACTTATGCTCGCACGCAAGAATGGTAAACGAATATTCATCTGCCAAAAATGCTCTCAAATCACGCAAGTAGATATATCATGTGCAAGCTGTAATAGCTGGAAGTTGAGACCCCTGGGTGTGACAGTTGACTCTGTCGCTGATGAGCTGGAGCGATTATTTCCCAAGGCGACCGTCTTGCGAGTGTCGGGCGACATCACAAAGACCAAGACCCAACTTGCAAAAATCATCAAACAATTTTATGCCACATCCGGCGCGCTGCTCGTCGGCACCGAGCTTGCGCTCCCCTATCTCGAACAGCTAATTTCTTATTCTGTAATCTCCAGTATCGATTCGTTTTTATCAGGCAGAAGTTTGTCAGGTACGGACAAAGCCGCGCGAATTATCTTTGAGGTTGCAACCCTTGCCCATGAAAAAGTTTTAGTAGAAACAAGCGACCCACACCAGCAATTTTTTCAAGATATTTCTGATGGCGGAGGTTTAACCTCCGCTATGCTAAAAACATATCGCGAACATGAACTTGCAGAAAGAAAAAAGTTTAACTATCCGCCATACAGTATTATCATAAAAATAAATTCAGAAATATTTTTTATAAATAAAGAGAAGTGGCCGGACGCAGAACTCGTCGCGAGAATTCGCGCGTTGCCAAAGGGCTCAACCTACACCATAGACGCAAACAGTGTCGTGTAGTATAGTAGGGTGATGAAAGTGATGTTGGATGGCGCACCGGTACTGCGCGAAAAAGCAAGAGAAGTACCTGTACCGGATATCAAAAAAGGCTTATATAAAGCCATGGTTGCAGACATGCAGGCTACGCTCCTGAAGTGCCACGATGGGGTAGCCTTGGCCGCCCCGCAGGTCGGCAAGAGCATCAGATTATTCGTAATATCGCCAAAAGTATTTCAAGCCGAACAGGAGTTAGGAGATGGGAGATCGGAGTTAGGGAAATCCAAAACCGTATCCCCCAAACTCCAAACTCCTAACTCCCAACTCCCACGCCTCGTCTACTTCAACCCTAAAATAAAAAAAGTTTCTGCCAGTAAAAAAGATCTCGATGAAGGCTGCCTCTCGGTGAACGGCCTCTATGGCAAAGTCCCGCGCAGTACAAAGGCGCTGATTGAAGCCTACGACGAATACGGTATGAAGTTTACGCGCGGAGCATCGGGCCTGCTCGCGCAAATCTTCCAACATGAAGTCGATCATCTTGATGGCATTCTCTATATCGACAAAGCATCGGAACTCAAGCAATTAGAAAGTAGGAAAACAGATGCTTAATTCGAATGGAAGTTGGGAGTTGGGAGTTGGGAGTTGGGGAAAATACAACTTCGTATTTTTTGGTACTTCTAACTTCGCCGTCATAGTTTTAGACGAGCTCAAGGCCGGCGGCTATCTACCGAGTTTAATTATTACAGTGCCTGATTCCCCGCAGGGCAGAAAGCAGATAATTACTCCTTCACCGGTTAAACTCTGGGCAATTGAACATAATATCCCTATCGAACAACCCGAGAAACTCCTAACTCCCAACTCCCAACTCCTAACTCCTAACCGTGACTTCGGCATTGTCGTTGATTACGGCAAAATCATTCCGCAGAAAATTATAGATATCCCGAAACACGGACTTCTGAACGTACACGTGTCTCTTTTGCCAAAATTTCGCGGGGCTTCGCCAATGCAAACAGCAATACTTGAAGGCGAAGCAGAGACCGGCGTAACTATAATGCAAGTGGTAAAGGGGCTCGATGAAGGCGATATAATTGCACAAGAAAAATTTGATTTGGCTAACTGGCACCCGTATTTTCTTGAACTTGCAGACAAAACCGCACATGCCGGCGGTAAATTGCTTGTAAAAATTCTGCCGGATTATCTCGCCGGCAAAATTACACCAATTAAACAAGATAATTCTAAGGCAACTTTTACGCGAAAATTCGAGGTGCAAGACGGTTTTATAAAACCTGAAATCGTGCTGGGCACAGAGACTGGAGAATTGGCGCAAAAAGCAGAAAGAAAAGTCCGTGCCCTGAATCCAGAACCCGGCACCTGGACCGAGTTAAAAATAAGAAATACGGCTCTACGTATAAAGATTCTGAAGGCGCACTTAGAAGTAGATAAATTTATACCCGACACTGTAATACCCGCCGGCAAGAAAGAGATGTCGTGGCAAGACTTCAAAAACGGGAATCTGTAAGCTACGCCTTCTTAAGACCTTTTAAAATTTTCTTGATCTTTCTTGCCCCTCTAGTTCTAAGAGTTTGAGCGCGGTCCTTCTTCGAAACAATTTCGCGCTCGAGCTCATCTTTCATCGCGTCTATGGAAGCATAGAGGTCGTCTGTCGTAGCCGAGGCGTTATAACTGTCTTTACCCACCTTGACGTGCGCTTCCGCCTTAAACAATAATCCCGAATGATGATGTTTGGTCGTCTTGCCGATCTCGACTTTTACTAATACAGTGTCGAGCTTCTCTTGCTTAACGAGCAATTTCTTTAGCAAGCCAAACTTCTTCTCGACATACAACTGTATCGCCGGTGTCAACTGCATCTCTATCGCGTTGATGTTTAACTTCATAGCGTGAGGTTATTTAATAAACTTTCCTGCCTGCCGACAGGCATGGCAACTTTATACTTTTAACTTTTAACTATTCTGAACACCTCCAGAGCCGCGCATACGTATGCTCGCCGTATCGAAGATACTGAAGAGCTTCGAGGGTGATGTGTGGCCGGAGATAAGGCGCACAAGCTTCTCCTCTACGCCTAATGTTCTTGCCAAGAGCTCTGTAACTTTCTTATTAGCGAGATTGCGCTCGGCCTTCTCGCGCACCCACATCTCATACTTGTCAGAAGACACCTTTGTTACACGATCAGCCTTGGCGCCCGGCGTAACCTTAACGTGGATATACATATCGGTAGAATACTCTACTTGGTGATATTTGTGAATGGGCCTGTGATAGTGTGCTCGTAGCCGTTGTAATACGGGTAGGAAGCAGTGGAAGTTTGGCCCTCTGCGGCCGCATCATCGGTGTCGGCATTCTGGGGCGCGATAGTAGCGCTCGAGTTAAGGCCCGTCGCAAGAAGGTCGGTATTCTCATTGATATTAAAGTCTATTGTGCGGTTGACACCGAGGCCGACATCGCCTTTGACGTACGCATTAAACGAGTCGCCGCGCTCGATGCGGATACCATCCTCACCAAAATCGGAATCATAGAAGCGTGAGTCGCTATCGCGAGGGACGGCATCGAATTCATACTTCTGCCCGCGATATTCGACGACTGTCTTAACATTGTGTATATCATCTCCACTGGCCGAACCGTTCTGACGCCAAGCAAGAGAGTTAAGAGTAATAGGCTCCGCACCGCTCAGATCGAAACGCACGCCAGAGAAAGCAACGCCTGCTGAATTCAAGATAATACTCTTGTTCAGAGCCGGGTCATACGAGCCGATAGTACCCGTCAAGCTCCCAATGACATACGTCTCATTGACCGTCTGGAATCTGCCGGCGATTGGCAGGCTGCCCTGAACCGGTGCGTCTGCATCGATTGCCGTAAGTGAGAGCCTCGCCAATTCCCCATCGTGCCCCGTGAGATCGCTCGCCATGGCACCATAGAGCGTGATTTCTTGCGACTCGTCTTGCTTAATAAGCATTGGCTTCTTTAATCTCAAAATATAAATATGATCTGTATGAGGTGCGAGAACATAGGCCGCATCTTCATATATCCCTAAATACGAGAATACCGATTCGCTCGCCATGCCCGTCTGCATGATGGTAAGAGCCTTTACTGTTACATCGGCGCCCTTGGCCGTAAACTTAACTTTGGTAAATTCTGCCCCTTGATCTGCGGCGACAAGGAGCCGTTCCGCCGGATTTTCTAATTGTTCGACGAGGAGCGCTGGAGCCTCTGTGGCCGGCACGCTGACGACGCTTGCCGTAAGCGCTGAACTGCTTTGCGCGATCATCTGGGCCAGCTCCTTACGAAGCTCTACTATTTTCTTAAGCAACGCGACAATAAGCTCTTGCTTGCTGTTCGATGATTGCACTGTGGCATTCGCCGTCTGCACGGACACGAACGACACCAGAAGCAATAAGCCAAGAGCGACACTTTTAGAAACTGATTTCATGTTGTTACCGTTACTATAGCACTAAATAAGCAGATGTGAACCCCGAAATCAAGAAAACAGTGGATTACTTACTATCTTCAGATAACGGCCTCATAAGCGGGAACATCTGCGTCTCGCGGATAGGTTTGTCTGCCAAGAATGAGAATAACCGCTCGCCGAAGCCGAAGCCACATGTTGGCGGCATACCGTGCTCGAGCATCTCCACGAACTCCCAGTCCGGCATCATCGCCTCCTCATCTCCGGCCTCAAGAAGTTTGTTCTGTTCCTCGAAGCGTTTGCGCTGGTCCAGTGGATCATTAAGCTCTGAATATCCCTTGCCGGCCTCACTGCCGGCGATAAGCGGGATGAATGTCTCGGTAAATTCCGGATGCCCGGGCAGACTCTTGGCGAGCGGCATGATGAGCTTGGGTAAATGGACGAGGAAAGCCGGGCCGGAAATTTTCTTGCGACAATACTTCCAGAGGGTGTCGGTTAGCCGTTCCTGCGTCTCGCCTTCATACTCAACCCCGAGTTCTTTAAGCTTTGCTTTGATCTTTTCTGCATCGGTCGCAACTACATCAATACCTGTCTGGCGCAACACTTCGTCGCGGAACTCGATCCTCGGCCAGTTGCCGGCGAGGTCGAATTTGTGTCCGCGCGCCTCGAACTTTGTCGTCCCGAACACTTCTCGCGCAATAGTCTGATACAAATCTTGCACCAGATTCATTCCGTCTTCATAGTTCGCATACGCCCAATAGAATTCCAGATTGGTATATTCCTGCAGATGGTCAGGGCTCGTCCCCTCGTTCCTATATACTCGGCCGATTTCGTAGATTTTCTCGAAGCTTCCGGCCATTAGGCGCTTCTGCCATAACTCCCCCACTGAAATTCTTAAATATAAATCTATATCGAAATCATTGTGATGTGTCGTAAAAGGCCTAGCCTCGGCACCGCCGGTCGTGACTTCCAAGGTTGGCGTCTCTACCTCGAGAAATCCCTTCTTCTGCATGAAGTCGCGTGTTACAGCCCAGAATTTCGCCTTCTTTATGAACAAATCACGCAGTTCATCACTCTGGAGCAAATCAAGATAGCGCTTCCTGTAACGCGTCTCTTCGTCGGTCAGGCCGTGCCACTTCTCGGGCAATGGCAAGAGGGCTTTAGTCAGGAATGTCCATGACTTTACTAAAATAGAAATTTCGCCTTTCTTGGTCGTAAAAATAGTACCGCTGACGCCAATAAAATCGCCCGAGTCAATCACTCTGGTAAAAAGATCATACGATGCGTCATCAACTTCGCCGACTTTTAAAACAACCTGAATGCGACCGGAGAAGTCCTGAATGTGCGCGAATGTTATCTTGCCCATCTCGCGCCGGAGCATCACGCGACCGGCAGTCGTAACATCAGCACCATCGCCTGCGGCAACAGCCTCGGCGCAAGTATGCGTCCTCTCGAAGCGGTCGACGTAAGCCGAGACGCCGGCAGCCTTTAACAATTCAAGTTTTTTAATTCTATCGGCTCGTTCTCCTGTCTGTTCTATTTTATTATCCATAATCACACTATTCTACACCGATAACATGGCGCTTGTCTACGTTTAATTAGGCGCCGAAAATTTATGTTGCCAAATGCAACTTTTTATGTTTTAATTAGAACAATATCAGTTCCCTACCATCACCCCAATACAGTCCCGCCAGAAGCGGGGCGAAAGGTAAAGTGCTCCATGAAGTCCTTCTTCACGCCATGCGAGGTGGCGAAGCTCGTCAACATCTCGTACCGCCAGATCCAGTACTGGGATAAGACGAACTTCATCCGCCCGTCTTACCGGAAGCGCGGGAAATACCGCCTGTATACCTTCGCTAATCTCATCCAGCTCAAGGTGGCGCGCACCTTGCGTGACCACGACTTCAGCATCCAGCGTCTGCGCAAGACGATTGTGAACCTGAAGGAGCTCTTGCCTCAGGTGGCTCACCCATTGGTGGAGCTCACCTTCCTCATCGAGGGCGAGAAGATTCTCGTCTTCAACGGCGAGGTCCTCATGAACGCCGTCTGTAGCCAGAACTACATCCGCTTCGACGTGAAGACGCTTCGCGAGGAGATCAAGACGCAATTCCCCGAGGCGTTCGCGCTGGAACCGCCTAGCCGCTACGGTGGCAAGGCGGCAAAGTGAGGTGAACGGTAATAGTGATGGAATCGTCCCGAGTCAGCAATGGCTCGGGACGATTTGTTTTCATAATTTCTTCGGGAAGAGTATCGACAGCCACATGGAGATTCCGAGCGCAACACAGATGACCAGAAGCGAAGTGAGAGACGAAAGATGAATATCGATAATATCCAGAAGCATTTTTGCACCGATGAATATCAAGATGAAGGCGAGACCTTTTTGGAGATGATGAAATTTATGCAAGAAGCCCTCAATCAAGAAGAATAGCGCGCGCAGACCCATCACGGCGAAGATGTTCGAGGTGAAGACGATGAAAGGATGCTGGGATATCGCGAACGCGGCGGGGATAGAATCGAAGGCGAAGACAATATCGGTCGTCTCGACGAGTATTACAATCAAAGCAAGCAGAGTAAAAAATAGTTTGCCATTCTCGCGGACGACGAATTTACCGCCATGATGATTAGTACTGAAACGCAGATATTTGCGCGCGTATTTTACAACTCTCCCATCCTCCAGATTGGCGTGCTCTTCTTTCCTTTCTGCGAAGAGTTTAACTCCGGTATAGAGCAAGACTATCCCGAATATATATAGAATCCAATGGAACTGGCTGATGAGATAGGCGCCGGCACCGATGAATATCGCACGAAAGACTACCGCACCAAGTATCCCCCAGAAGAGCACTTTATGATGATACTTCTCCTCCAGCTTGAAGTAGCTAAAGATAAGCATTATAACGAAAAGATTGTCTACGGATAGCATCTTCTCCGTCACATAAGCGCCCAAGAATTCCGCCGCGAGTTCCTTGCTCATGAAGATAAAAACAAGGAAGGCGAACGCGAGCGAGATAGCCACCCAGAACATCGATTGGATAAGAGCCTCCTTAGGTTCTATCTTGTGCGCACGCTTGTTGAAGTAGCCGAGATCGGCAACAAGAAATGAGACAATAATAAAACCGAACAAGAGAGATAACGATGTTTGAGGGTCCATTGGGAAAGGGGCTATGCCTTGCGCGTGAGCCAGCCGGCGACAAGCATACAACCGGCCACAATATTCACAATAGCATGCGCCGACGCTTGTGTCTCGGGCAGGCCGACAACAAGCATATAGACATGGGTAACTACCACGACGAACAACCCGGCCATATACAACCACCAACTCATTTTATTATTTTCGTACATAATATTTCTTAGCTACTTAATAATCATATTTTCTTTTAAAGCAGCGGTGTCAGTTTGGATTTTTTCTTGAGTAGTCCGCGTATCAACCTGTGACGTCTGCGCCGGCACGTATATCGGCTTCAATCGGGTTTGGGATAGTATTGCTTCCACCTGCGCCTTTAGTGCGTCAATCTGACTTCTTAGAGAAGCCTTCGTTTCATCATCGGTGGCAATATTCAACTGTGCCATTAAAGCATCGATTTTCGCCGAGACGGGAACTATTTGCAATTGTCCTTTCAGTGCAGTGATTTGTGCCGGCAAATGAGCCTGTGCTACGACGTCGGTAGTAGTGTCTAGTTGATTCTGTAGTTTATTAATTTCCGCCTGTATATTCGCCATTTTTTCTTGGGTGGTTAGATATCCGTTACCTACTGAGTTGGTTGATGTTTTATTTGCCGGATTATTTATACCGCTTGGTTCTGCTTGACCGTATCCTCCACCTGTCGTTACTGCTGGTGTAGTTCTGACTTGAGTGTTAATAACTTGCCCCGGCACAATGCTAAACGTCCCGTCGCTGGAGTCGCCAATATAAGAAATCGCATTACAATACGAGACTGAACCTTCGACGTAGATTGTTATTTTATAATT
This genomic interval carries:
- the raiA gene encoding ribosome-associated translation inhibitor RaiA; this translates as MKLNINAIEMQLTPAIQLYVEKKFGLLKKLLVKQEKLDTVLVKVEIGKTTKHHHSGLLFKAEAHVKVGKDSYNASATTDDLYASIDAMKDELEREIVSKKDRAQTLRTRGARKIKKILKGLKKA
- a CDS encoding TerC/Alx family metal homeostasis membrane protein produces the protein MDPQTSLSLLFGFIIVSFLVADLGYFNKRAHKIEPKEALIQSMFWVAISLAFAFLVFIFMSKELAAEFLGAYVTEKMLSVDNLFVIMLIFSYFKLEEKYHHKVLFWGILGAVVFRAIFIGAGAYLISQFHWILYIFGIVLLYTGVKLFAERKEEHANLEDGRVVKYARKYLRFSTNHHGGKFVVRENGKLFFTLLALIVILVETTDIVFAFDSIPAAFAISQHPFIVFTSNIFAVMGLRALFFLIEGFLHKFHHLQKGLAFILIFIGAKMLLDIIDIHLSSLTSLLVICVALGISMWLSILFPKKL
- a CDS encoding DUF167 domain-containing protein; translation: MYIHVKVTPGAKADRVTKVSSDKYEMWVREKAERNLANKKVTELLARTLGVEEKLVRLISGHTSPSKLFSIFDTASIRMRGSGGVQNS
- the lysS gene encoding lysine--tRNA ligase; protein product: MDNKIEQTGERADRIKKLELLKAAGVSAYVDRFERTHTCAEAVAAGDGADVTTAGRVMLRREMGKITFAHIQDFSGRIQVVLKVGEVDDASYDLFTRVIDSGDFIGVSGTIFTTKKGEISILVKSWTFLTKALLPLPEKWHGLTDEETRYRKRYLDLLQSDELRDLFIKKAKFWAVTRDFMQKKGFLEVETPTLEVTTGGAEARPFTTHHNDFDIDLYLRISVGELWQKRLMAGSFEKIYEIGRVYRNEGTSPDHLQEYTNLEFYWAYANYEDGMNLVQDLYQTIAREVFGTTKFEARGHKFDLAGNWPRIEFRDEVLRQTGIDVVATDAEKIKAKLKELGVEYEGETQERLTDTLWKYCRKKISGPAFLVHLPKLIMPLAKSLPGHPEFTETFIPLIAGSEAGKGYSELNDPLDQRKRFEEQNKLLEAGDEEAMMPDWEFVEMLEHGMPPTCGFGFGERLFSFLADKPIRETQMFPLMRPLSEDSK
- a CDS encoding methionyl-tRNA formyltransferase, whose amino-acid sequence is MLNSNGSWELGVGSWGKYNFVFFGTSNFAVIVLDELKAGGYLPSLIITVPDSPQGRKQIITPSPVKLWAIEHNIPIEQPEKLLTPNSQLLTPNRDFGIVVDYGKIIPQKIIDIPKHGLLNVHVSLLPKFRGASPMQTAILEGEAETGVTIMQVVKGLDEGDIIAQEKFDLANWHPYFLELADKTAHAGGKLLVKILPDYLAGKITPIKQDNSKATFTRKFEVQDGFIKPEIVLGTETGELAQKAERKVRALNPEPGTWTELKIRNTALRIKILKAHLEVDKFIPDTVIPAGKKEMSWQDFKNGNL
- a CDS encoding peptide deformylase, which gives rise to MKVMLDGAPVLREKAREVPVPDIKKGLYKAMVADMQATLLKCHDGVALAAPQVGKSIRLFVISPKVFQAEQELGDGRSELGKSKTVSPKLQTPNSQLPRLVYFNPKIKKVSASKKDLDEGCLSVNGLYGKVPRSTKALIEAYDEYGMKFTRGASGLLAQIFQHEVDHLDGILYIDKASELKQLESRKTDA
- a CDS encoding MerR family transcriptional regulator; protein product: MKSFFTPCEVAKLVNISYRQIQYWDKTNFIRPSYRKRGKYRLYTFANLIQLKVARTLRDHDFSIQRLRKTIVNLKELLPQVAHPLVELTFLIEGEKILVFNGEVLMNAVCSQNYIRFDVKTLREEIKTQFPEAFALEPPSRYGGKAAK